A region of Thermus caldifontis DNA encodes the following proteins:
- the speB gene encoding agmatinase codes for MRLFFGERDTPYEEARVVVLPVPYDLSLSFLPGARRGPEAILLASQELEPFLLELEVAPEEVGIHAAEPVPWVAGSAEASHALIREAALTHLRAGKFVVALGGDHSITHPLVQAHREVLGEFSLLQIDAHADLYPMWQGSVYSHASPFYRLVQEGFSLVQVGIRAIDQDSLAFAKEKGVALFPAHRLHREGLPLKEILGALGERVYISLDFDALDPSLMPSVGTPLPGGLSYRQVVDLLAAVFAEKEVVGMDFVELSPSGQFHAEMTAAQLVYHAIGLKGLQAAWLEARGL; via the coding sequence ATGCGCCTTTTCTTTGGCGAACGCGATACCCCTTACGAGGAGGCTCGGGTGGTGGTCCTGCCCGTGCCCTATGATCTTTCCCTCTCCTTTTTGCCCGGGGCCAGGCGGGGCCCTGAGGCCATCCTCCTGGCAAGCCAGGAGCTGGAGCCCTTTCTTTTGGAGCTGGAGGTGGCCCCTGAGGAGGTGGGGATCCACGCGGCCGAGCCCGTTCCTTGGGTGGCGGGGAGCGCAGAGGCAAGCCACGCCCTAATCCGGGAGGCCGCCCTTACGCACCTTCGGGCGGGGAAGTTCGTGGTCGCCTTGGGGGGAGACCACTCCATCACCCACCCCCTGGTCCAGGCCCATCGGGAGGTCTTGGGGGAGTTTTCCCTTCTCCAGATAGATGCCCATGCGGATCTGTACCCCATGTGGCAGGGTTCGGTGTATTCCCATGCTTCCCCCTTTTACCGCTTGGTTCAGGAAGGGTTTTCCTTGGTGCAGGTGGGGATCAGGGCCATAGACCAAGACTCTTTGGCCTTCGCCAAGGAAAAGGGGGTGGCCCTTTTCCCCGCCCATCGCCTGCACCGGGAAGGGCTTCCTCTAAAGGAGATTCTGGGGGCTTTGGGTGAGCGGGTTTACATCAGCCTGGACTTTGACGCCCTAGACCCAAGCCTTATGCCCAGCGTGGGTACCCCCTTGCCTGGAGGGCTTTCCTACCGCCAGGTGGTGGACCTCCTTGCGGCGGTTTTTGCGGAAAAGGAGGTGGTGGGCATGGATTTTGTGGAGCTTTCCCCAAGTGGCCAGTTCCATGCGGAGATGACCGCGGCCCAACTGGTTTACCACGCCATCGGCCTGAAGGGGTTACAGGCAGCTTGGCTCGAGGCCAGGGGCCTGTAG
- a CDS encoding M20/M25/M40 family metallo-hydrolase → MGPFLEEARALLAELVALPTVSAEGRALEAGAARVAEVLGGLGLRAELHHGYGPPVVFAEGGEGDKALLFYNHYDVQPPDPLELWETEPFRLVEREGAWYGRGTHDDKGELVARVVALSLFQKKHGFLPRVKFVVEGEEEVGSPHLGDYVRDKKDLLAAEAMVWEAGGVDAKGRPYLYAGLKGIVALELRVRTAAFDLHSSYGAVVENPIYRLSRAVASLRDEEGRVLIPGFYHRVRPLTPKEMEVLAEIPDESEALKEAFGVRDFLGGARNLEFNQRLYAEPCVNMNGFHSGYGGPGSKTVLPAEALAKLDFRLVPDQDPEEIPGLLRRHLEAQGFHDVEVVVLEKGEHPARSDLSHPFVNLAKRALEEAFGERAVLYPNMAGSGPMHPFLHHLKAPAVGLGVGYPGSRVHSPNEHIRIQDFERGTLALLRLLELFFLGR, encoded by the coding sequence ATGGGGCCGTTTTTGGAGGAGGCTAGGGCGCTTTTGGCGGAGCTCGTGGCCCTGCCCACGGTGAGCGCAGAGGGAAGGGCCCTCGAGGCGGGTGCGGCTAGGGTGGCGGAGGTATTGGGGGGGTTGGGCCTAAGGGCGGAGCTACACCACGGCTACGGCCCCCCGGTGGTGTTTGCTGAAGGAGGCGAGGGGGATAAGGCGCTCCTATTTTACAATCACTACGATGTACAGCCTCCGGATCCCCTGGAACTCTGGGAAACGGAGCCCTTTCGCCTGGTGGAACGGGAGGGTGCTTGGTATGGCCGGGGTACCCACGACGACAAGGGGGAGCTGGTGGCCCGGGTGGTGGCCCTAAGCCTATTCCAGAAGAAGCACGGTTTCCTACCCCGGGTGAAGTTCGTGGTGGAGGGGGAGGAGGAGGTGGGAAGCCCCCACCTGGGGGATTACGTGAGGGACAAGAAGGACCTCTTGGCGGCAGAGGCCATGGTGTGGGAGGCGGGTGGGGTGGACGCCAAGGGGCGTCCTTACCTCTATGCGGGGCTTAAGGGGATCGTGGCCCTGGAGCTTCGGGTGCGCACGGCAGCCTTTGACCTGCACTCTTCCTACGGGGCGGTGGTGGAGAACCCCATCTACCGCCTAAGCCGGGCCGTGGCCAGCCTTAGGGACGAGGAGGGAAGGGTCCTCATTCCGGGGTTTTACCATCGGGTCCGCCCTCTAACCCCCAAGGAGATGGAGGTGCTGGCGGAGATCCCCGACGAATCCGAGGCCCTAAAGGAGGCCTTTGGCGTGCGGGATTTTTTGGGTGGAGCCAGGAACCTGGAGTTCAACCAGCGGCTTTATGCCGAGCCCTGCGTCAACATGAATGGTTTTCACTCAGGCTACGGTGGCCCGGGTTCCAAGACGGTGTTGCCCGCAGAGGCCTTGGCCAAGCTGGACTTCCGCCTGGTGCCGGATCAGGACCCGGAGGAGATCCCTGGGCTTTTGAGGCGGCATTTGGAGGCCCAGGGCTTCCACGACGTGGAGGTGGTGGTCCTGGAGAAAGGGGAGCATCCCGCCCGTTCGGATCTTTCCCATCCCTTCGTGAACCTGGCCAAGAGGGCCCTGGAGGAGGCCTTTGGGGAGAGGGCCGTCCTCTATCCCAACATGGCAGGGTCCGGTCCCATGCACCCCTTCCTCCACCACCTCAAGGCTCCGGCGGTGGGCCTGGGGGTGGGGTATCCGGGTAGCCGGGTACACAGCCCCAACGAGCACATCCGCATCCAGGACTTTGAGCGGGGTACCCTAGCCCTTCTCAGGCTTTTAGAGCTTTTCTTCCTCGGGCGCTAG
- the mglB gene encoding GTPase-activating protein MglB — MVEPSLVLYGALYQRAMDVLQETLQETGARYALFVDRKGFVLAHKEALWAPKPPPLDSLATLVAGNAAATQALAKLLGEARFQEVVHQGERMGLYVDEAGEFALLVLVFDENAPLGKVKLHGKRAAETLARLAEEALANPPKLNLDTQYREEAKALLDELLGN; from the coding sequence ATGGTGGAACCCTCCTTGGTCCTCTATGGGGCCCTGTACCAGCGGGCCATGGACGTGCTACAGGAAACCCTGCAGGAAACCGGGGCCCGTTATGCCCTCTTTGTAGACCGTAAGGGATTCGTTCTGGCCCACAAGGAAGCCCTATGGGCCCCCAAGCCCCCTCCTTTGGACTCCCTGGCCACCCTGGTGGCAGGTAACGCCGCCGCCACCCAGGCCCTGGCCAAACTGTTGGGCGAGGCCCGTTTCCAGGAAGTGGTGCACCAGGGGGAACGCATGGGGCTTTACGTGGACGAAGCCGGCGAGTTTGCCCTTTTGGTCTTGGTCTTTGACGAAAACGCTCCCTTGGGAAAGGTAAAGCTTCACGGCAAGCGGGCTGCGGAAACCTTAGCCCGCCTAGCCGAGGAAGCCCTTGCCAACCCACCCAAGCTGAACCTGGACACCCAGTACCGCGAGGAAGCCAAGGCCCTCTTGGACGAACTCTTGGGCAACTAG
- the mglA gene encoding GTPase MglA yields the protein MSTINFANREINFKIVYYGPGLSGKTTNLKWIYSKIPEGRKGEMVSLATEDERTLFFDFLPLDLGEVKGFKTRFHLYTVPGQVFYNASRKLILRGVDGIVFVADSAPNRLRANAESMRNMRENLAEYGLKVDDVPVVLQVNKRDLPDALPVEMVQAVVDPEGRFPVFEAVATEGKGVFETLKEVSRRVLARVGST from the coding sequence ATGAGCACCATCAACTTCGCCAACCGCGAGATCAACTTCAAAATCGTCTACTACGGCCCAGGGCTTTCCGGCAAGACCACGAATCTGAAGTGGATCTACAGCAAAATCCCCGAGGGGCGCAAGGGGGAAATGGTCTCCCTGGCCACCGAGGATGAACGCACCCTTTTCTTTGACTTCCTGCCCTTGGACTTGGGCGAGGTCAAGGGCTTCAAGACCCGGTTCCACCTGTACACGGTGCCCGGCCAGGTGTTCTACAACGCTAGCCGCAAGCTCATCCTAAGGGGCGTGGACGGCATCGTCTTCGTGGCGGATTCCGCTCCCAACCGCCTTCGGGCCAATGCCGAGAGCATGCGCAACATGCGGGAGAACCTAGCCGAGTATGGCCTAAAGGTGGACGATGTCCCCGTGGTGCTTCAGGTAAACAAGCGGGACCTGCCCGATGCTTTGCCCGTGGAGATGGTACAGGCGGTGGTGGACCCGGAGGGCCGCTTTCCGGTGTTCGAAGCGGTGGCCACCGAGGGAAAGGGGGTATTTGAAACCTTAAAGGAAGTGAGCCGCAGGGTCTTGGCCAGGGTGGGTAGCACCTAG
- a CDS encoding cytochrome c oxidase subunit 2A — MEEKPVGAMGVIVVLTLTILVLWLGVYAIFFSRG; from the coding sequence ATGGAGGAAAAACCGGTGGGCGCCATGGGAGTGATAGTGGTTCTTACCCTCACCATCCTGGTCCTCTGGCTGGGGGTATACGCCATCTTCTTCTCCAGGGGGTAG
- a CDS encoding cupredoxin domain-containing protein: MVDEHKAHKAILAYEKGWLAFSLVMLVVFIALIAYTLATHTAGVIPAGKLERVNPATVRTEGPWSDPAQAVVQTGPNQYTVYALAFAYGYQPNPIEVPKGAEIVFKITSPDVIHGFHVEGTNINVEVLPGEVSTVRYTFNKAGEYRIICNQYCGIGHQIMFGKIVVKE; the protein is encoded by the coding sequence ATGGTGGACGAGCACAAGGCCCACAAGGCAATCCTGGCTTACGAGAAGGGGTGGCTGGCCTTCTCCTTGGTCATGCTGGTGGTCTTCATCGCCCTCATCGCCTACACCCTGGCCACCCACACCGCCGGGGTCATCCCCGCCGGAAAGCTGGAAAGGGTCAACCCGGCCACGGTGCGCACGGAAGGTCCTTGGTCCGATCCTGCGCAGGCGGTGGTGCAGACCGGCCCCAACCAGTACACGGTTTATGCCCTGGCCTTCGCCTATGGATACCAGCCCAACCCCATAGAGGTACCCAAAGGAGCCGAGATCGTCTTCAAGATCACCAGCCCCGATGTCATCCACGGCTTCCACGTGGAAGGCACCAACATCAACGTAGAAGTCCTTCCAGGGGAGGTTTCCACGGTGCGGTACACCTTCAACAAAGCTGGCGAGTACCGCATCATCTGCAACCAGTACTGCGGCATCGGCCACCAGATCATGTTCGGCAAGATCGTGGTAAAGGAGTGA
- a CDS encoding b(o/a)3-type cytochrome-c oxidase subunit 1 produces the protein MAVRMSDISRVYEAYPEKKATLYFLVLGFIAVIIGSLFGPFQALNYGNVDAYPLLKRLLPFVQSYYQGLTLHGVLNAIVFTQLFAQAIMVYLPARELNLRPNMGLMWLSWWMAFIGLVVAALPLLANEATVLYTFYPPLQGHWAFYLGASIFVLSSWVSIYLVLDLWRRWKAQNPGKVTPLVTYMAVVFWLMWLIASIGLVLEAVLFLLPWSFGLLKGVDPLIARTLFWWTGHPIVYFWLLPAYAIIYTVLPKQAGGKLVSDPMARLAFLLFLLLSTPVGFHHQFADPGIDPTWKMIHSILTMFVAVPSLMTAFTIAASLEFAGRMRGGKGLFGWITALPWGNPAFVAPVLGLIGFIPGGAGGLVNASFTLDYVVHNTVWIPGHFHLQVASLVTLTGMGSLWWLIPNLTGKPISDGQRRLGLAVVWLWFIGMMLMALGLHWQGLLNVPRRAYIADPTVRDAGAYAHSALPMVFNILAGIILLVALLLFIYGLFSVLLGRERRAELAEAPVPFAEVISGPEDRPLVQAMDRIGFWFLVAVILVVLAYGPTLVQLFSNLNPVPGMRLW, from the coding sequence ATGGCGGTGCGGATGTCGGACATTAGCCGGGTCTACGAGGCCTATCCGGAAAAGAAGGCCACCCTCTACTTCCTGGTCTTGGGCTTCATCGCCGTCATCATCGGAAGCCTTTTCGGCCCCTTCCAGGCCCTGAACTACGGGAACGTGGATGCCTACCCGTTGCTCAAGCGCCTGCTGCCCTTCGTCCAGTCCTACTACCAGGGCCTCACCCTGCACGGGGTGCTGAACGCCATCGTCTTCACCCAGCTCTTCGCCCAGGCCATCATGGTGTATCTGCCCGCCAGGGAGCTGAACCTGCGCCCCAACATGGGGCTCATGTGGCTTTCCTGGTGGATGGCCTTTATCGGTTTGGTGGTGGCCGCTTTGCCCCTTTTGGCCAATGAGGCCACCGTCCTTTACACCTTCTATCCCCCCCTCCAAGGCCACTGGGCCTTCTACCTGGGGGCCAGCATCTTTGTCCTCTCCAGCTGGGTGAGCATCTACCTCGTCCTGGACCTTTGGCGGCGCTGGAAGGCGCAAAACCCTGGGAAGGTGACCCCTTTGGTCACCTACATGGCGGTGGTCTTCTGGCTCATGTGGCTTATCGCCTCCATTGGCCTGGTCCTGGAGGCGGTGCTCTTCCTCCTGCCCTGGTCCTTTGGCCTCCTCAAGGGGGTTGACCCCCTGATCGCCCGTACCCTCTTCTGGTGGACGGGCCACCCCATCGTTTACTTCTGGCTCCTTCCCGCTTACGCCATCATCTATACCGTGCTTCCTAAGCAGGCAGGGGGCAAGCTGGTCTCCGACCCCATGGCCCGCTTGGCCTTCTTGCTCTTTCTCCTCCTTTCCACCCCGGTGGGGTTCCACCACCAGTTCGCCGACCCCGGCATCGACCCCACCTGGAAGATGATCCACTCCATCCTCACCATGTTTGTGGCCGTTCCCAGCCTGATGACCGCCTTTACCATCGCGGCCAGCCTGGAGTTTGCGGGCAGGATGCGGGGGGGTAAAGGCCTCTTCGGCTGGATCACGGCCCTGCCCTGGGGTAATCCCGCCTTCGTGGCCCCGGTGCTGGGCCTCATCGGCTTCATCCCAGGCGGAGCGGGGGGCCTGGTGAACGCCAGCTTCACCCTGGACTACGTGGTCCACAACACGGTGTGGATCCCTGGGCACTTCCACCTGCAGGTGGCAAGCCTAGTAACCCTCACGGGTATGGGGTCCTTATGGTGGTTGATTCCCAACCTCACCGGCAAGCCCATCAGCGATGGGCAAAGGCGGCTGGGGTTGGCGGTGGTCTGGCTTTGGTTCATCGGCATGATGCTCATGGCCCTGGGGCTCCACTGGCAGGGGCTTCTTAACGTGCCGCGGCGGGCCTACATCGCCGACCCCACGGTCCGGGACGCCGGTGCTTACGCCCATAGCGCCTTGCCCATGGTCTTCAACATCCTGGCGGGCATCATCCTGCTGGTGGCCCTTCTCCTCTTCATCTACGGCCTCTTCAGCGTCCTTCTGGGCCGGGAGCGTAGGGCAGAGCTGGCCGAGGCCCCGGTGCCCTTCGCCGAGGTCATCTCTGGCCCCGAGGACCGCCCCCTGGTGCAGGCCATGGACCGCATCGGCTTCTGGTTCCTGGTGGCGGTGATCCTGGTGGTGCTTGCCTACGGGCCCACCCTGGTGCAGCTTTTCAGCAACCTGAACCCGGTACCCGGCATGCGCCTCTGGTAG
- a CDS encoding MFS transporter — translation MKLPLQVYLLGLVSFLMDVASEMVYPLLPLFLTSLGAGAGVLGLVEGMAEATASLFKVVGGRISDRLGRRKPLLLLGYGLPAFLRPILALAQSPAHVLLYRFLDRTGKGLRTAPRDALLAESVDQGTFGRAYGLHRGLDTLGATVGPFLAFLLLPHLGIRGVFWASAIPAFLAFMALFWVREAKAPRARTPLPPLRLTYLGTLPVPYRRFLLVSGVFALALSSNAFLLLRLKELGLTQEAVTLAYTGYNLLYALLAYPLGSLADRVGLRQVVAWGFGLYALVYLGFALAKTALAGVALLLLYALYSAAFEGASRAYLATLVPQETKATAIGLYHTVVGVLLLPASVIFGFLWQSYGPGLAFGVGAGLALLALTLFLLDGKRRRP, via the coding sequence ATGAAGCTTCCTCTTCAGGTATACCTGTTGGGCCTTGTCAGCTTCCTCATGGACGTGGCCAGCGAGATGGTCTATCCCCTCCTACCCCTTTTTCTGACCAGCCTAGGGGCGGGCGCAGGGGTACTGGGCCTGGTGGAGGGCATGGCCGAGGCCACGGCCAGCCTCTTCAAGGTGGTGGGCGGAAGGATTTCCGACCGGTTGGGCCGAAGAAAACCCTTACTCCTCCTGGGATATGGGTTGCCCGCCTTCCTGAGACCCATTTTGGCCCTAGCCCAAAGCCCCGCCCATGTGCTCCTTTACCGTTTCCTGGACCGCACCGGTAAGGGCTTGCGCACCGCACCCCGTGATGCCTTACTGGCGGAGAGCGTGGACCAGGGTACCTTTGGCCGGGCCTACGGCCTGCACCGGGGCCTGGACACCCTGGGAGCCACCGTGGGCCCCTTCTTGGCCTTTCTCCTCCTACCCCACCTGGGAATCCGGGGCGTGTTTTGGGCGTCGGCTATCCCTGCTTTTCTGGCCTTTATGGCCCTCTTTTGGGTACGGGAGGCCAAGGCCCCACGGGCCAGGACCCCCCTACCCCCCCTCCGCCTCACCTACCTGGGTACCCTTCCCGTCCCCTACCGCCGGTTTCTCCTGGTCTCCGGCGTCTTCGCCTTGGCCCTCTCCTCCAATGCCTTTCTGCTCCTCCGCCTGAAGGAGCTGGGTCTAACCCAGGAGGCCGTGACCCTGGCCTACACGGGCTACAACCTTCTCTACGCTCTTTTGGCCTACCCTCTGGGTAGCCTGGCGGACCGGGTGGGCTTAAGGCAGGTGGTGGCATGGGGGTTTGGCCTCTACGCCCTGGTGTATTTAGGCTTTGCCCTGGCAAAAACCGCCCTCGCAGGTGTGGCCCTGCTACTCCTCTATGCCCTTTATTCGGCTGCCTTTGAGGGAGCCAGCCGGGCCTATCTGGCCACCTTGGTACCCCAGGAAACGAAGGCCACAGCCATCGGACTCTACCACACGGTGGTGGGGGTTTTGCTCTTACCGGCCAGCGTGATCTTTGGCTTTCTTTGGCAAAGCTACGGGCCCGGGCTGGCCTTCGGCGTGGGAGCGGGCCTGGCCCTTTTGGCCCTCACCCTCTTCCTGCTTGACGGAAAGAGGAGGAGGCCCTAA
- the rpsO gene encoding 30S ribosomal protein S15, producing the protein MPISKEEKQKVIEEFARFPGDTGSTEVQVALLTLRINRLSEHLKVHKHDHHSHRGLLMMVGKRRRLLRYLEREDPERYQALVEKLGLRK; encoded by the coding sequence ATGCCCATCAGCAAAGAGGAGAAGCAAAAGGTCATAGAGGAGTTCGCCCGCTTCCCCGGGGACACGGGGAGCACCGAGGTGCAGGTGGCCTTGCTCACCTTGCGCATCAACCGGCTATCCGAGCACCTCAAGGTCCACAAGCACGACCACCACTCCCACCGCGGTCTTTTGATGATGGTGGGAAAGAGGCGTAGGCTTCTTCGCTACCTGGAGCGGGAAGACCCCGAGCGCTACCAGGCCCTGGTTGAGAAACTGGGCCTGAGGAAGTAA
- the pnp gene encoding polyribonucleotide nucleotidyltransferase, producing the protein MAEATTNTPMAKRYETQVAGRLLVLETGKYAKQASGSVLVRYGDTVVLATAQASEEPIEADFLPLTVEFEERHYAVGKIPGSFMRREGRPGEKAILSARMTDRPIRPLFPKGFRHEVQVIVTVLSADQKNPPDILGPTAASAALMLSDIPWEGPVAAVRVGLIGGQFVLNPTLKEHEESALDLVVAGSRDAILMVEAGAQEVDEETLVQALEFAHREMQPILDLQEEMARTLGKPKMAWNPPESLSEEEKEAFYRLSLERGLSAVLQTASKGERSRALEAFAESLIAEALPKGEDGTPDEGRKPLYESAFDEVVRKELRRLVLEEGKRADGRTPKDLRPIWIEVDVLPRAHGSAVFTRGETQVLGTVTLGTGRDEQIIDDLGIDETEKFLVHYNFPPFSTGEVKRLRGVSRREVGHGNLAKRALKAVLPPEEAFPYTIRVVGDVLESNGSSSMATVCAGCLALMDAGVPLRAPVAGVAMGLVWEGDRAVILTDILGLEDALGDMDFKVAGTRKGVTALQMDNKVGGLPREVLKEALMQAREARMQILDLMESVLPAPRPELKPFAPRILSLKVPVEKIGLVIGPGGKNVRALEELGVEVDIEEDGTVRIYSSDMEAAKKAKKRIEELTMEAKVGEIYEGTVTKITPFGAFISLFPGTEGLLHISQIAPGRVERVEDHLKVGDVIKVKVHRIDERGKIDLIRPELEGKIPPRRRS; encoded by the coding sequence ATGGCAGAAGCCACAACCAACACCCCCATGGCTAAGCGGTACGAAACCCAGGTGGCCGGCCGCCTCCTGGTCCTAGAGACGGGCAAATACGCCAAGCAGGCTTCCGGCTCGGTCCTGGTACGCTATGGCGACACCGTGGTCTTGGCCACGGCCCAGGCCTCGGAGGAACCCATCGAGGCAGACTTTCTCCCCCTCACCGTGGAGTTTGAGGAGCGGCACTACGCCGTGGGCAAGATCCCGGGAAGCTTCATGCGCCGGGAGGGCCGGCCGGGGGAGAAGGCCATCCTCTCCGCCCGCATGACGGATAGGCCCATCCGCCCCCTCTTCCCCAAGGGGTTCCGCCACGAGGTGCAGGTGATCGTCACCGTGCTCTCCGCCGACCAGAAGAACCCCCCGGACATCCTGGGGCCCACGGCGGCCAGCGCCGCCCTCATGCTTTCGGACATCCCCTGGGAGGGCCCGGTGGCCGCGGTTAGGGTGGGCCTCATCGGAGGGCAGTTCGTCTTGAACCCCACCCTAAAGGAGCATGAGGAAAGCGCCCTGGACCTGGTGGTGGCGGGTAGCCGGGACGCCATCCTCATGGTGGAGGCCGGGGCCCAGGAGGTGGACGAGGAGACCTTGGTCCAGGCCTTGGAGTTCGCCCACCGGGAGATGCAACCCATCCTGGACCTGCAGGAGGAGATGGCCCGGACCCTGGGCAAACCCAAAATGGCCTGGAATCCCCCCGAAAGCCTCAGCGAGGAGGAAAAGGAAGCCTTCTACCGCTTGAGCTTGGAACGGGGGCTTTCCGCGGTGCTCCAGACCGCCAGCAAGGGGGAAAGGAGCCGGGCCCTCGAGGCCTTCGCCGAAAGCCTCATCGCCGAGGCCTTGCCCAAAGGGGAGGACGGCACCCCGGACGAGGGCAGGAAGCCCCTTTACGAAAGCGCCTTTGACGAGGTGGTGCGCAAGGAGCTCAGGCGGCTCGTGCTGGAGGAAGGCAAGCGGGCGGATGGCCGCACCCCCAAGGACCTCCGGCCCATCTGGATCGAGGTGGACGTCCTCCCCCGCGCCCATGGCTCCGCCGTCTTCACCCGGGGGGAAACCCAGGTCCTGGGCACCGTCACCCTGGGCACGGGCCGGGACGAGCAGATCATCGACGACCTGGGGATTGACGAGACGGAAAAGTTTCTGGTGCACTACAACTTCCCCCCCTTCTCCACTGGGGAGGTGAAGCGCCTTAGGGGGGTTTCCCGCCGCGAGGTAGGCCACGGCAACCTGGCCAAACGAGCCCTTAAGGCTGTCTTACCCCCTGAGGAGGCCTTCCCCTACACCATCCGGGTGGTGGGGGATGTGCTGGAGTCCAACGGCAGTAGCTCCATGGCCACGGTCTGCGCTGGATGCTTGGCCCTCATGGATGCCGGGGTGCCCCTAAGGGCCCCCGTGGCCGGGGTGGCCATGGGCCTGGTGTGGGAGGGGGACCGGGCGGTGATCCTCACCGACATCCTGGGGCTGGAGGATGCCCTTGGGGACATGGACTTCAAGGTGGCGGGGACCCGGAAAGGGGTCACGGCGCTGCAGATGGACAACAAGGTGGGCGGCCTTCCCCGGGAGGTGCTCAAAGAAGCCCTCATGCAGGCCCGGGAGGCCCGCATGCAGATCCTGGACCTCATGGAAAGCGTCCTTCCCGCTCCGCGCCCCGAGCTCAAGCCCTTCGCCCCCCGCATCCTCTCCCTGAAGGTGCCCGTGGAGAAGATCGGCTTGGTCATCGGGCCTGGCGGGAAGAATGTGCGGGCCCTCGAGGAGCTGGGTGTGGAAGTGGACATTGAAGAGGACGGGACGGTGCGCATCTACTCCAGCGACATGGAGGCTGCAAAGAAGGCCAAAAAGCGCATAGAGGAGCTCACCATGGAGGCCAAGGTGGGCGAGATCTACGAGGGCACCGTGACCAAGATCACCCCCTTTGGTGCCTTCATCAGCCTCTTCCCCGGGACCGAGGGCCTCTTGCACATCAGCCAGATCGCCCCAGGACGCGTGGAGCGGGTGGAGGACCACCTGAAGGTGGGGGATGTCATCAAGGTCAAGGTGCACCGCATTGACGAAAGGGGCAAGATCGACCTGATCCGCCCCGAGCTGGAGGGCAAGATTCCCCCCAGGCGGCGCAGCTAG